The nucleotide window ATAATCCAAAATTCCTCATGTGCCAACTCACCGATTATAGGTTGCATTAGTTCAAATACAGATTGGCTAGAGGTTATTTTTTTACGCTCCAGCGCATCCTCAACACGCCTTCTCCTTCCTATTTCTAGAGCGGCTATAATAGCAATAGCCTTTGCCTCCCCAATACCCTTAAATTTTATTAAATCTTGCACCGAAAGTTTGCCTAGTTCATTTAAGTTGCTATTTACTGTAGAAAGAATCCGTTGGCAAAGCATCACTGCGCTCTCTTTAGAACTGCCCGAGCCTATCAGTATAGCCAAAAGTTCGGCGTCACTTAATGCTCCTTTACCACGCTTTAACAGCTTCTCTCTTGGTCTGTCATCTAAAGACCATTGTGAAATAGGAAAAGGTTTTTGATCGTCAGGCATTTCATAAATCTACAATAAATTTTTAGTTTTATTTAGCACGAAAAAGACAGTTAATTGTTCATTTATTAGCTAATTTCACATCTTTCTAGAGGAATAATGAAGAATATTTTTGATCAAGACACTTTTAAAGAACTAACTGACAGGATAAATAGTCTTTCTGAGGAAGCCATACCCTTATGGGGGCAAATGGAAGTGGCTCAAATGCTACATCACTGTCAGGCGCCGCTAAACATACTTTTGGACCGAAATAATTATAATCTAAAGGGAAATTGGATCGCTAGGACATTCTTTAAAAAAAGTATGTATAGCGATAAGCCCTGGTCTAAAAACCTGCCTACAGTTCCTGCATTTAAGGTTACCCAACCTAAAGATTTTGAAAAGGAAAAAGAACAATTGCTTATTCTATTAGAAGATTCGCACAACAAGAAGTACGCAAAAGCTATTAAACCACATCCCGTATTTGGAGAGTTCACCAAAGAGGAATGGGGTAAAATGCAGTATAAGCATTTAGACCACCATCTAAGACAATTTGGGGTTTAAGCTTTTACAAAATTAATTTTTTTACCTCCTCGAAATTTAATCCCCCATAGGTACCAGAACTCATTAGAAGCAATGCTTTATTTTTGAAATCCTCATTGAATAAAAACTCTTGAAATTCAGTAGGGTCTGTATAAATTATTAAGTCCTCCCTTTCAAAAGCATCTGCTATTTGTTCTTTTGATATTTTCTCAAGCTTTTTAATCTCTAAAGCATGTGGGGAATAGAATACTACCGCTTTATCAGCAGAATCCAGGGCTCCTTTGTATTGTTTTAAAAATTGCGAGTTCAGGCTACTATAGGTATGTAATTCCAAACAAGCCAGTAAGCTAAAATCCCTAAATTGATTCTTAACTGCTTGAGTAGTTGCTTTAACCTTACTTGGCGCATGGGCAAAATCTTTATAGGCTACCGAATAGTTGCCTTTAGCCAATAACTCTAAACGTTTACTTGCTCCCTTAAAACTTGAGATGGCCTCATAAAAATCCACCTCATCCACACCCATATGTTGGCAAATCCATTTCGCTCCTTCTAAATTATTAAGATTGTGGCTACCGAAAACTTCAACGGGTATACTTCCTTCAGAGGTTTCAAGAAGGGTATTTCCATTCTCAACAACAAAAGGTGGGGTGCGATAAGGAATTTTTCTAATCTGGTTTTGCGATGTTTCAACAACCTCGACTAGAGTTGCATCTTCCTCATTATAAGTTATACTCCCCCCTGCTTCAATGCTATCCACAAAAATTTTAAACTGCTGGACGTAATTTTCAAAGGTTGGGAATACGTTAATATGATCCCATGCAATTCCACTAAGTAAAGCAATATGCGGATGATATAAATGGAATTTAGGCCTTCTATCTATAGGGGAACTCAAGTATTCGTCACCCTCCAAGACAATAAAATCATTATCCTCAGTTAGTTTCACCATAACATCGAAACCTTCCAGTTGAGCACCTACCATATAATCTACCTCTATACCATGATAATTCATTACATGTAAAATCATAGATGTAATTGTGGTTTTTCCATGACTCCCCCCAATCACAACACGGGTTTTAAATTTAGATTGCTCATATAAAAATTCTGGATAGGAATATATGGGAAGCTGTAATTCTTGCGCCTTTAATAACTCAGGGTTATCTACTTTAGCGTGCATCCCAAGAACAATTGCATCTAAATTGTTATTTATTTTTTCAGGAAACCAACCGAATTGTTTTGGTAAAAGATCGTATTTCTCAAGCCTAGATTTAGAGGGTTCATAAACTTCATCATCACTTCCAGAAATAATATCTCCTTTAAGATGCAGCGCAATTGCAAGATTATGCATCGCACTGCCCCCGATAGCAATAAAATGGATTCTCATATTAAAAAGTTAACCGCACCAAAGATAACAAATGGAGGGACTATGCTTAAAGCTTTTGAATTAAAGCTTTTTCCTTTTGAAAGGACTGCTCTTCAGGATGTATTTGTATGGCAACAGAGATATGCCCCATCGCATCAGTTTTCTGTCCCATGCCCCTATACACCTGTGCTAACAGATAATGAGCCCACCCAATTGAATACTGGTTTTTGTCTGAAAAATTATCGATATAGGTTTTTAAAGAATCTAAACCAACAAGAAGGGATATCTTATTTTTGGCACTGATTTCTCCTGCTTTAAATAAATAGTCATTCGTTTGAAATTTTTTTGCAGCATCTAGATAGACATTTATTGCATCTCCATACCTTTTTTCATGGTCATAAAATTCGGCCAACTTTTCAAAACAGGTTTTAGAACCTCCTATTTTTTTTGCTTTTTTGTAAAAAGTTTCTGCTAGCTTTTCATTACCATCTTTCTCATAAATAAAACCTTTGGCCAGATATCCGTCAACTTTTGAAATTTCTTCTAGTTCATTAGCATACCTTACAGCAGTATCCATGCTACCACCAAATATTCCTGGTAACTCCATGTAAAATTCAACCAAAGCCCAACGCACATCAATGTGATTGGGATCTAATTCTGCAGCGGTACGGAATTCCGTTTTAATATCATCAATTAAACCAATTGCCTTCAATTTATTTTCCAAAGCCATCATTCCAAGAACACCCCCATATTTGTAGTGGTAGTTTGCATTTTTCGGATTTTTCTCAGACAATAACTTATACTGTTTTTTGGCGTCTTCCCATTGTTTAAGTTTTCCGTATGCATCTCCTAAAAGCTCAATCGCTTCAGAATTTTTAGGATACGTTTTTATGTAATCCTCTAAAATTGAAATTGACTTATCAAAATTCTTCACCTCATACTCTTTACGGGCCTGTTGAACCGGAGATTGAGCGATTAAATAAAATGGAAATAATAAAATAATTAGAGCTTTCACGAGCAAATTTTCATTTGGCAAAAATAAACAAAGAGTTGGTATTGTTTTTGTTCTGTTGTTTTGAGTTAAATGGTTATAAGTATTTTGGTTAATTTCATATTCACTGTCTCAAACATTTCAAAACATGCTTAAGTACTTTTTTATTGTATTCCTGTTCATTTCCTTCAATTTCTATGCCCAAGATTTTAATTATCAAAATGAGTGGGATAAAGTGTATGAAAATGAATTAAAATCTCTCCCCAAGTCTGCATTAGAGATTGTGAATAACATTTATGCCAAAGCAAAAAAGGACGGAAATAAGATACAACTCAGCAAAACACTCATATACCAGTCAAAATTTACTTTAACCTTAGAGGAGAATGCACAATTATCTATAATAGATCGATTTAGAAAAGAAATAAGTACCACGAAAAGTCCAGAAAAAAACCTTTTGGAAAGCATGCTGGCGGAAATTTTTTGGCAATACTACCAAACTAACCGTTGGAAAATATTAGAAAGGACTAAAACTGAAGAAAAGGTAGATGCTGTTGATTTTCGAACTTGGGATGCCCAAACAATTTTTCAAGAAATCCATAAGCATTATATAGCATCCCTTAAAAATAAAGAATTATTGCAGCGGACTGGCCTAACCCAATACAATCAGCTTCTCGACTTCAAATTACATTCAAAAAAATACAGGCCTACACTTTATGATTTTTTGGCCCACCGAGCCCTAGATTACTACAAGGATGAAGAATACACCGTAACGCGCCCTAATTATGCCTTTAAATTAAACAGCCCCGAATTTTTGGGTGATAACAGTTCCTTTTTGGAATATAAGATAACATCCTTAGATACGCTTTCCGAACATTTGAATGCCTTAAGAATATTCAAGGATGTTAGCAAGTTTCATTTGAATAATCCAGATGTTGCCCCATTAATAGATATTACCCTAAAACGACTAAAATTTGTTTACCAAAACACAAATTTGGAGAATAAGGACAGCTTATATGAAAAAAGCCTAAAAAATTTAAAAGAGACCTTTGTCGAATATGAATCTTCAACTGAAATAGATTATGCCTTGGCACAATTATACGTGCAACAGGCCAATCGGTTTGAAAGTGAAATGGACGATAATTTTAGATTAAAAAAAACTGAAGCAGTGGCCATTTGCAAAGAAGCTATTGCGCAATTCCCTAAATCATTTGGAGCCATTCAATGCACGGCATTAATGCTGCAAATTACTAAACCAGAACTTGAGCTTCAACTAGAAAAATTTCTTCCAACTTCAACCCCTTCAAGGATTTTAGTAAACTTTAAAGGTATAGATTCCCTCCATTTCAAGGTTTTTAAGATAAGACCAAAGGAGCTTGAAGACTTTAAAAAAATTTACAAGGATTCCATAAGAATTGCATTTATCAACTCATTAGAGGAAATTAAAAACTGGTTTTCCTCCATTCCGGATCCTAATGATTACAACCGTCATAGTACCGAAATTAAACTACCCGCGCTTAAACAAGGCTTGTATTTGGTAGTTGCGACTCTAAAGAATGAAATTAATAAAGATGAAACTTTTGCTTTCCAAAACTTTCAGGTAACAGATTTTGCACTAATATCAGATAACCATGGAGCGGAAAACA belongs to Aegicerativicinus sediminis and includes:
- the radC gene encoding RadC family protein; amino-acid sequence: MPDDQKPFPISQWSLDDRPREKLLKRGKGALSDAELLAILIGSGSSKESAVMLCQRILSTVNSNLNELGKLSVQDLIKFKGIGEAKAIAIIAALEIGRRRRVEDALERKKITSSQSVFELMQPIIGELAHEEFWIIYLNNSNKVLNTEQLSKGGLTGTLVDVRLVMKTALQLSATGLILAHNHPSGTLKPSNADRDLTKKLQVASESLDIKILDHLIITQHAYFSFADESIL
- a CDS encoding DUF1569 domain-containing protein, giving the protein MKNIFDQDTFKELTDRINSLSEEAIPLWGQMEVAQMLHHCQAPLNILLDRNNYNLKGNWIARTFFKKSMYSDKPWSKNLPTVPAFKVTQPKDFEKEKEQLLILLEDSHNKKYAKAIKPHPVFGEFTKEEWGKMQYKHLDHHLRQFGV
- a CDS encoding UDP-N-acetylmuramate--L-alanine ligase, with product MRIHFIAIGGSAMHNLAIALHLKGDIISGSDDEVYEPSKSRLEKYDLLPKQFGWFPEKINNNLDAIVLGMHAKVDNPELLKAQELQLPIYSYPEFLYEQSKFKTRVVIGGSHGKTTITSMILHVMNYHGIEVDYMVGAQLEGFDVMVKLTEDNDFIVLEGDEYLSSPIDRRPKFHLYHPHIALLSGIAWDHINVFPTFENYVQQFKIFVDSIEAGGSITYNEEDATLVEVVETSQNQIRKIPYRTPPFVVENGNTLLETSEGSIPVEVFGSHNLNNLEGAKWICQHMGVDEVDFYEAISSFKGASKRLELLAKGNYSVAYKDFAHAPSKVKATTQAVKNQFRDFSLLACLELHTYSSLNSQFLKQYKGALDSADKAVVFYSPHALEIKKLEKISKEQIADAFEREDLIIYTDPTEFQEFLFNEDFKNKALLLMSSGTYGGLNFEEVKKLIL
- a CDS encoding tetratricopeptide repeat protein, which encodes MKALIILLFPFYLIAQSPVQQARKEYEVKNFDKSISILEDYIKTYPKNSEAIELLGDAYGKLKQWEDAKKQYKLLSEKNPKNANYHYKYGGVLGMMALENKLKAIGLIDDIKTEFRTAAELDPNHIDVRWALVEFYMELPGIFGGSMDTAVRYANELEEISKVDGYLAKGFIYEKDGNEKLAETFYKKAKKIGGSKTCFEKLAEFYDHEKRYGDAINVYLDAAKKFQTNDYLFKAGEISAKNKISLLVGLDSLKTYIDNFSDKNQYSIGWAHYLLAQVYRGMGQKTDAMGHISVAIQIHPEEQSFQKEKALIQKL